In Candidatus Polarisedimenticolaceae bacterium, a genomic segment contains:
- a CDS encoding methyltransferase domain-containing protein, which translates to MIHAVLERLKPYVIGLLTYTPAAARYRIPRTGGTDDPDYCYGVFLRHLVHRHRAGLAGIPEVVAELGPGDSLGTGLAWLIAGAQRYLAFDVRRYATTERNLMIFDALVERFRARAPAPGRDAFPEMKPDLPSTSFPSAVLGDAHLEDVLAPERLRRIRESLLTLEGSIAYIVPWDDAANVREGSVDLIFSQAVMEHVEEVDHVYAVCRRWLKRGGMLSHQIDFRSHGTAPTWDGYRAYSELEWRVVRGRRDYLINRVSDAGHLEAIERHGLRAVTKIPSLSEPTVAPGRYAPRFRSLSEASQRTSGLFVQAVLD; encoded by the coding sequence ATGATTCACGCCGTGCTGGAGCGCCTGAAGCCGTACGTCATCGGCCTCCTGACCTATACGCCGGCGGCCGCGCGCTACCGGATCCCGCGAACCGGTGGAACCGATGATCCGGACTACTGCTACGGCGTGTTCCTCCGCCACCTGGTTCACCGCCATCGCGCCGGTCTCGCCGGGATCCCCGAGGTCGTCGCGGAGCTCGGTCCCGGCGACTCGCTAGGTACCGGGCTCGCATGGCTGATTGCGGGGGCGCAGCGTTACCTCGCCTTCGACGTGCGACGCTATGCGACGACGGAGCGGAATCTGATGATCTTCGACGCCCTCGTCGAGCGATTCCGCGCCCGCGCTCCGGCGCCCGGGCGCGACGCGTTTCCGGAGATGAAGCCGGATCTCCCCTCCACGTCGTTTCCGTCGGCGGTGCTCGGCGATGCGCATCTCGAGGACGTGCTCGCCCCCGAGCGGTTGCGGCGGATCCGGGAATCCCTCCTGACGCTCGAGGGCTCGATCGCCTACATCGTGCCTTGGGACGACGCCGCGAACGTACGCGAGGGGAGCGTCGATCTCATCTTCTCGCAGGCGGTCATGGAGCACGTCGAGGAGGTCGACCACGTCTACGCCGTGTGCCGTCGATGGCTCAAGCGCGGCGGCATGCTCTCGCACCAGATCGACTTTCGCAGCCACGGCACGGCGCCGACGTGGGACGGGTACCGAGCGTATTCCGAGCTCGAATGGCGCGTCGTGCGCGGACGCCGCGACTACCTGATCAATCGCGTCTCCGATGCCGGCCATCTCGAGGCGATCGAGCGTCACGGGCTCAGAGCCGTGACGAAGATCCCGTCGCTCTCGGAGCCGACCGTCGCACCCGGCCGGTACGCTCCTCGATTCCGCTCGCTTTCAGAGGCGTCGCAGCGCACCTCGGGACTGTTCGTGCAGGCCGTCCTGGACTGA
- a CDS encoding HEAT repeat domain-containing protein, whose product MTVLLAATLLALTASTVEAPPSITNAKVEIRAGESPPAALARAKSGASGTWIGWSVAAIAEARDVCCFSDDFKQRGCSLASRDNGWGTSDRSPAAPAGEMLVLVETKDGAPKRVKIVSTTCQVDGAGRTLVWLGPVDAAASLAALESLLGERLENASEPALAAIAYHRDARADAILEKRVLDPSLPLEEREHAVFWAGEARGEAGFKLIDRVLSQEPDPGLRQHAVFALSQSAVPEAPERIKRVAIDDRDAEVRGHAYFSLSQTQAKGAGAWIVGRLDAEKNDHVRDQAIFALSQLHDGTDWLLAVLRAKKDPASVRHALFWLGQSDDPRALEEIEKILEK is encoded by the coding sequence ATGACCGTGCTCCTCGCTGCGACCCTCCTCGCCCTCACGGCCTCGACGGTCGAGGCGCCGCCTTCGATCACGAACGCCAAGGTCGAAATCCGCGCAGGCGAGTCACCTCCCGCGGCGCTCGCACGCGCGAAGAGCGGCGCCTCCGGAACGTGGATCGGATGGAGCGTTGCCGCAATCGCCGAGGCGCGCGACGTCTGCTGCTTCAGCGACGACTTCAAGCAGCGCGGTTGCTCGCTCGCGAGCCGCGACAACGGATGGGGTACGAGCGACCGCTCCCCGGCGGCGCCCGCGGGCGAGATGCTCGTGCTCGTCGAGACGAAGGACGGCGCTCCGAAGCGCGTCAAGATCGTCTCGACGACGTGCCAGGTCGACGGGGCCGGCAGGACTCTCGTCTGGCTGGGGCCGGTCGACGCGGCTGCGAGCCTCGCAGCGCTCGAGAGCCTCCTCGGCGAGCGCCTGGAGAACGCCTCTGAGCCGGCGCTCGCTGCGATCGCCTACCATCGCGACGCTCGCGCGGACGCGATCTTGGAGAAGCGCGTCCTCGACCCTTCGCTTCCGCTCGAGGAGCGGGAGCACGCCGTCTTCTGGGCCGGCGAGGCGCGCGGCGAAGCGGGGTTCAAGCTCATCGACCGCGTGCTGAGCCAGGAGCCCGACCCCGGTTTGCGCCAGCATGCCGTCTTCGCGCTGAGCCAGAGCGCCGTTCCGGAGGCGCCGGAGCGGATCAAGCGTGTCGCCATCGACGATCGCGACGCCGAGGTGCGCGGGCACGCCTACTTCTCGCTGTCGCAAACCCAGGCGAAGGGAGCGGGCGCGTGGATCGTCGGCCGGCTCGACGCCGAGAAGAACGATCACGTTCGCGACCAGGCGATCTTCGCCCTCTCGCAGCTCCACGACGGAACCGATTGGCTGCTCGCCGTGCTTCGCGCCAAGAAAGACCCCGCCTCGGTGCGGCATGCGCTCTTCTGGCTCGGCCAATCGGACGATCCTCGCGCCCTCGAGGAGATCGAAAAGATCCTGGAGAAGTAA
- a CDS encoding FAD-dependent oxidoreductase, whose protein sequence is MVDSAETIVVGAGIAGLACARALASRGVGALLLERARGVGGRCATRRVDGVPVDHGAPFLHGRSDEMRAELEAIPPAERVDDWPRTRDGAGLPCQPEAFEASELRLAPVDGVNVFAKRLAEGLAIRRDAEVTAIAAGDSWEVSLAGGEKLRTRSLVLTMPAPEIVAFVRDTPIAAIVPTLELIRTVPCLTVIARYADHVPRPDWDASYPGTSPILQAVLHDSSKRARGSPLTLVLQARARFSRKHEGDEPERWTRVMLGEARRRHGAWIGDPVHVETHVWRHARVDAPSQLAGPLVLELPSGATLGLAGDGFHHAGGLEGAYLSGLALAGRLAGMLKENPCR, encoded by the coding sequence ATGGTCGATTCCGCCGAGACGATCGTGGTCGGCGCCGGCATCGCCGGTCTCGCCTGCGCGAGAGCGCTCGCCTCGCGCGGTGTCGGGGCGCTCTTGCTCGAGCGTGCGCGCGGCGTCGGCGGTCGGTGCGCGACGAGGCGCGTCGACGGTGTGCCGGTCGATCACGGCGCGCCGTTCCTCCACGGGCGCTCCGACGAGATGCGCGCCGAGCTGGAGGCGATCCCGCCCGCGGAGCGCGTCGACGATTGGCCTCGCACACGCGACGGTGCCGGCCTTCCGTGTCAGCCGGAAGCGTTCGAGGCGAGCGAGCTGCGGCTCGCGCCGGTGGACGGCGTCAACGTGTTCGCGAAACGCCTCGCCGAGGGGCTCGCGATCCGCCGCGATGCCGAAGTCACCGCCATCGCGGCGGGCGATTCCTGGGAGGTCTCGCTCGCCGGCGGCGAGAAGCTGAGGACGAGGTCTCTCGTGCTGACGATGCCGGCGCCGGAGATCGTCGCCTTCGTGCGGGACACGCCGATAGCCGCGATCGTTCCCACGCTCGAGCTGATCCGCACGGTGCCGTGCCTCACCGTCATCGCCCGCTACGCCGATCATGTTCCCCGACCCGACTGGGACGCGAGCTATCCCGGAACGAGCCCGATCCTTCAAGCGGTGCTCCATGACTCGTCGAAACGTGCGCGGGGATCGCCGCTCACGCTCGTGCTCCAGGCGCGCGCGCGGTTCTCGCGGAAGCACGAGGGCGACGAGCCGGAACGCTGGACGCGCGTCATGCTCGGAGAAGCGCGGCGGCGTCACGGAGCGTGGATCGGCGATCCCGTGCACGTCGAGACCCACGTCTGGCGCCACGCGCGCGTCGACGCGCCGTCGCAGCTCGCCGGACCGCTCGTGCTCGAGCTTCCGTCGGGTGCGACGCTCGGCCTCGCGGGCGACGGTTTTCACCACGCGGGCGGGCTCGAGGGTGCTTACCTCTCGGGCCTCGCCCTTGCCGGGCGGCTCGCCGGCATGTTGAAGGAGAACCCTTGTCGCTGA
- a CDS encoding HEAT repeat domain-containing protein, with product MIRRLTPAVVLIAAALATPARASALYATSESGSEQRSTSYRQAQRALDRGAWDEASRLFGTIASGSTDEADAALYWKAYADWKQLKKKESIEELRHLVAAYPKSAWADDAKALEVEIRGGGGKAVGGGASAAGGASAGGGRSAGVSEGNGAGGSDEELKLYALDGLMQVEPEKAVPVLEKLLAGNASERVKQRALFVLSQSDSPRAREILVRTAKTGQPVSLRREAIKTLGVAGDPPDIAALGEIARDTTQPEEVRDALVEAYLIADKPDALAAMATADPNPRIREKAIDALGANGQLPALRQLWSTEKDPDLRAKLLQAFGVAGDVDTLAKAAKETTDPELRRKAIDGLGIAEGPEARRALKRLYGEYTSVDAKRQVLQALMVQDDAKTLVEMFKAEKDPALKKAILQQLSVMDDPEATKVLLDILGQ from the coding sequence ATGATCCGCCGCCTGACCCCGGCCGTCGTCCTCATCGCCGCCGCCCTCGCGACGCCCGCGCGAGCCTCCGCCCTCTACGCGACCTCCGAGAGCGGCTCGGAGCAGCGGAGCACGAGCTACCGCCAGGCGCAGCGCGCCCTCGATCGCGGCGCGTGGGACGAAGCCTCGCGCCTGTTCGGGACGATCGCCTCGGGATCCACCGACGAGGCCGATGCGGCCCTCTACTGGAAGGCGTACGCCGACTGGAAGCAGCTCAAGAAGAAGGAGTCGATCGAGGAGCTGCGGCATCTCGTGGCGGCGTACCCGAAGAGCGCGTGGGCCGACGACGCCAAGGCGCTCGAGGTCGAGATCCGCGGCGGCGGAGGGAAGGCGGTCGGCGGCGGAGCGAGCGCGGCCGGCGGAGCGAGCGCCGGCGGCGGCCGGAGCGCGGGTGTGTCCGAAGGGAATGGAGCCGGGGGAAGCGACGAGGAGCTCAAGCTCTACGCGCTCGACGGCCTCATGCAGGTCGAGCCCGAGAAGGCGGTCCCGGTGCTCGAGAAGCTCCTCGCCGGGAACGCGTCGGAGCGCGTCAAGCAGCGCGCGCTGTTCGTCCTCTCGCAGAGCGACTCGCCGCGTGCGAGAGAGATCCTCGTGCGCACGGCGAAGACCGGCCAGCCGGTCTCGCTCCGGCGCGAGGCGATCAAGACGCTCGGCGTCGCGGGCGATCCTCCCGACATCGCGGCGCTCGGCGAGATCGCGCGCGACACGACCCAGCCCGAGGAGGTCCGCGACGCGCTCGTCGAGGCGTACCTGATCGCGGACAAGCCCGACGCGCTCGCGGCGATGGCGACCGCGGACCCCAACCCCCGGATCCGCGAGAAGGCGATCGACGCGCTCGGCGCGAACGGGCAGCTCCCCGCGCTCCGGCAGCTCTGGTCCACCGAGAAGGATCCCGATCTTCGCGCCAAGCTCCTCCAGGCGTTCGGCGTCGCGGGCGACGTCGACACGTTGGCGAAAGCGGCGAAGGAGACGACCGATCCGGAGCTGCGCCGCAAGGCGATCGACGGGCTCGGCATCGCGGAGGGTCCCGAGGCGCGGCGCGCGCTGAAGCGGCTCTACGGCGAGTACACGTCGGTCGACGCGAAGCGCCAGGTACTCCAGGCGCTCATGGTCCAGGACGACGCGAAGACGCTCGTCGAGATGTTCAAGGCGGAGAAGGATCCGGCGCTCAAGAAGGCGATCCTGCAGCAGCTCTCGGTCATGGACGATCCGGAGGCGACGAAGGTCCTCCTCGACATCCTGGGGCAATGA
- a CDS encoding sigma-70 family RNA polymerase sigma factor → MEAAELETVRRARRGEAEAFRLIVETYAQPLWRAAYRILGDASAAEDAVQETFLRAWRALDRFDERAELSTWLYRIAMNAAIDARRERRRRHALAGPLPEDFDGQTTARSTEPDAHRAAVSRSLIERAQDVIAGMPEAERTAIVLRHFEGRSIAEIAQVLGAGESAAKQAVFRAVHKLRAVLGPLMEVSRGESA, encoded by the coding sequence ATGGAAGCCGCCGAGCTCGAGACCGTTCGCCGCGCCCGTCGCGGGGAAGCCGAGGCGTTCCGCCTCATCGTCGAGACGTACGCCCAGCCGCTGTGGCGGGCGGCGTACCGGATCTTGGGCGACGCGTCGGCGGCGGAGGACGCGGTCCAGGAAACGTTCCTCCGCGCGTGGCGGGCGCTCGACCGATTCGACGAGCGCGCGGAGCTGTCGACCTGGCTCTACCGCATCGCGATGAACGCGGCGATCGACGCGCGGCGCGAGCGGCGGCGACGGCACGCGCTCGCGGGACCGCTCCCGGAAGACTTCGACGGACAGACGACGGCGCGCTCGACCGAGCCCGACGCCCATCGTGCCGCCGTCTCGCGCAGTCTCATCGAGCGCGCTCAGGACGTGATCGCCGGCATGCCCGAAGCGGAGCGCACGGCGATCGTGCTCCGGCATTTCGAGGGACGTTCGATCGCGGAGATCGCGCAGGTGCTCGGTGCCGGCGAGAGCGCCGCGAAGCAGGCGGTGTTCCGTGCGGTCCACAAGCTGCGCGCGGTGCTCGGTCCGCTCATGGAGGTGAGTCGTGGCGAATCGGCCTGA
- a CDS encoding cyclase family protein — protein sequence MLSTILLLALAADRPPVETGTFRSADLVELVSLDPTIKLDVRYATANNFTGKAVYAQARVFLERPAAEALVRAHKALAKSGYGLLVFDGYRPWSVTKAFWDLTPQDKKVFVADPSKGSKHNRGCAVDLSLYDLATGREVAMPSPYDDMTEKAYATYAGGDVDARTRRDLLRDTMGHEGFFVYPWEWWHFDYKDWTSYPILDLPFDKIAVTSRPPDVDLRTAHVVDLTHTFDATTLYWPTSDISFTLTTVSRGPTPGGWFYAANSFCAPEHGGTHLDAPFHFAEKGRTAEAIEIVAPGIVIDVSAQAASDPDYRLTADDVQRWEKAHGRIPPGAVVLLRTGWSKRWPDRKRTFGDDTPHDATKLHFPSYGKESAELLVDERKVAALGVDTPSIDYGPSKDFIVHRISSARGVPGLENLDALDRVPDAGAWIVALPMKIGGGSGAPLRIVALLP from the coding sequence ATGCTTAGCACGATCCTGCTCCTCGCCCTGGCTGCCGACCGGCCTCCGGTGGAGACCGGCACGTTCCGTTCCGCCGATCTCGTCGAGCTGGTCTCGCTCGACCCGACGATCAAGCTCGACGTGCGCTACGCCACCGCGAACAACTTCACGGGGAAGGCGGTCTACGCGCAAGCGCGGGTGTTCCTGGAGCGTCCCGCGGCGGAGGCGCTCGTGCGCGCGCACAAGGCGCTCGCGAAGAGCGGCTACGGCCTGCTCGTCTTCGACGGCTACCGCCCGTGGTCGGTGACGAAGGCGTTTTGGGACCTCACACCGCAAGACAAGAAGGTCTTCGTCGCCGACCCGAGCAAGGGATCGAAGCACAACCGCGGATGTGCGGTCGACCTCTCGCTCTACGATCTCGCGACGGGTCGCGAGGTCGCGATGCCGTCGCCGTACGACGACATGACCGAGAAGGCGTACGCGACCTACGCCGGCGGCGACGTCGACGCGCGCACCCGCCGGGACCTCCTGCGGGACACGATGGGGCACGAGGGGTTCTTCGTCTACCCGTGGGAGTGGTGGCACTTCGACTACAAGGACTGGACGTCGTACCCGATTCTCGACCTGCCGTTCGACAAGATCGCCGTGACCTCCCGCCCTCCCGACGTCGACCTGAGAACGGCGCACGTCGTCGATCTCACGCACACCTTCGATGCGACGACGCTCTACTGGCCGACGTCCGACATCTCGTTCACGTTGACGACCGTGAGTCGCGGCCCCACGCCGGGCGGCTGGTTCTACGCCGCGAACTCGTTCTGCGCGCCGGAGCACGGCGGCACGCACCTCGACGCGCCGTTCCATTTCGCGGAGAAGGGTCGGACCGCCGAGGCGATCGAGATCGTGGCGCCCGGGATCGTGATCGACGTGTCGGCCCAGGCAGCGAGCGATCCGGACTACCGGCTCACCGCCGACGACGTCCAAAGATGGGAGAAGGCTCACGGAAGGATCCCGCCGGGCGCCGTCGTGCTCTTGAGAACGGGCTGGTCGAAACGCTGGCCCGACCGGAAGCGCACGTTCGGCGACGACACGCCGCACGACGCGACCAAGCTTCATTTTCCGTCGTACGGGAAGGAGTCCGCGGAGCTTCTCGTCGACGAGCGGAAGGTCGCGGCGCTCGGCGTCGACACGCCGAGCATCGACTACGGGCCGTCGAAGGACTTCATCGTGCATCGGATCTCGTCGGCGCGAGGGGTCCCCGGCCTCGAGAATCTCGACGCGCTCGATCGCGTCCCGGACGCCGGCGCGTGGATCGTCGCGCTCCCGATGAAGATCGGCGGCGGGTCGGGTGCGCCTCTACGTATCGTCGCGCTCCTGCCCTAG
- a CDS encoding NAD(P)-dependent alcohol dehydrogenase, translating to MKPRLRRIVRWTVIAVPLVAVAAFAVAYFTSDNACSEPKRPVRDPMKAIVYCDYGTSEVLRLEEVEKPVLAEGRVLVRVRAASVNPLDWHFMRGTPYLMRMGTGLRRPKDTRLGVDFAGTVEAVGSKVTRFKPGDSVFGGADGAFGEYVSVREAGAIAKVPDGVSFEQAAAVPIAGLTALQGLRRGGAKAGEKVLVNGASGGVGTFAVQLAKVLGCNVTGVCSTRNLEMVRGLGADRTIDYTKEDFTAGTERYDLVLDNVGNRSLSECRRVLAPEGRYFLIGGGGPNASPVIGPFGRLLHTAIVKPFVSQRLEFFIAKLDAKDLEEIAELIRSGKVTPVIDRRYPLAELSAAIAYLEQGHARGKVIITNE from the coding sequence ATGAAGCCCAGGCTGAGGCGGATCGTCCGGTGGACGGTGATCGCCGTCCCGCTCGTCGCGGTCGCGGCGTTCGCGGTCGCCTACTTCACCTCCGACAACGCGTGCAGCGAGCCGAAGCGACCTGTTCGCGACCCGATGAAGGCGATCGTGTATTGCGACTACGGGACCTCGGAGGTCCTCCGCCTGGAGGAGGTCGAGAAGCCGGTCCTCGCCGAGGGCCGCGTCCTCGTCCGCGTCCGCGCCGCCTCCGTCAACCCGCTCGATTGGCACTTCATGCGCGGGACCCCGTACCTGATGCGGATGGGTACCGGCCTGCGCCGCCCCAAGGACACGCGGCTCGGCGTCGACTTCGCGGGCACCGTCGAAGCCGTAGGATCGAAGGTGACGCGCTTCAAGCCGGGGGACTCGGTCTTCGGAGGTGCCGACGGCGCCTTCGGCGAGTACGTCTCCGTGCGCGAGGCCGGCGCGATCGCGAAGGTCCCGGACGGGGTCTCGTTCGAGCAGGCGGCGGCCGTCCCGATCGCGGGGCTGACCGCGCTCCAAGGTCTCAGGAGAGGCGGCGCGAAAGCCGGCGAGAAGGTCCTCGTCAACGGAGCGTCGGGCGGGGTCGGCACCTTCGCCGTGCAGCTCGCGAAGGTGCTCGGCTGCAACGTCACCGGCGTCTGCAGCACGCGCAACCTGGAGATGGTGCGCGGGCTCGGCGCCGATCGCACGATCGACTACACGAAAGAGGACTTCACCGCGGGGACCGAGCGGTACGACCTCGTCCTCGACAACGTCGGCAACCGGTCGCTTTCGGAGTGCCGGCGCGTGCTCGCGCCCGAGGGGCGTTATTTCCTCATCGGAGGCGGAGGACCGAACGCCAGCCCCGTCATCGGGCCCTTCGGCCGGCTCCTCCACACAGCGATCGTCAAGCCGTTCGTCTCCCAGCGCCTCGAGTTCTTCATCGCGAAGCTCGACGCCAAGGACCTCGAGGAGATCGCGGAGCTGATCCGGTCGGGGAAGGTGACGCCGGTCATCGACCGGCGCTACCCCCTCGCCGAGCTGTCCGCGGCGATCGCGTACCTCGAGCAGGGCCACGCGCGCGGCAAGGTCATCATCACGAACGAGTGA
- a CDS encoding carbonic anhydrase, producing the protein MTGLEALARLREGNDRFLRGEARFPTLQKEVLAELAKGQRPFATILGCSDSRVPPELLFDAGFGQLFVIRVAGNVVSPEIFGTMQYAAVHLETNLFVVLGHDECGAVKAALATKTHGHRERERIQALADTIAAGLPDPDPTLDQGAQLTRAVEANVRAMMGRVLETPEAQARLREGKIHLVGAVVAITTGQVRFLE; encoded by the coding sequence ATGACCGGGCTCGAGGCGCTGGCCCGGCTTCGCGAGGGCAACGACCGCTTCCTCCGCGGCGAGGCCCGGTTCCCGACCCTCCAGAAGGAGGTGCTCGCCGAGCTCGCCAAGGGCCAGCGGCCGTTCGCGACGATCCTCGGCTGCAGCGACTCCCGCGTGCCGCCCGAGCTGCTCTTCGACGCCGGGTTCGGGCAACTCTTCGTCATCCGCGTCGCCGGCAACGTCGTCTCGCCCGAGATCTTCGGAACGATGCAATACGCCGCCGTCCATCTCGAGACCAACCTCTTCGTCGTCCTCGGCCACGACGAGTGCGGCGCGGTCAAGGCGGCCCTCGCCACGAAAACGCACGGGCACCGCGAGCGCGAGCGGATCCAGGCGCTCGCCGACACGATCGCCGCGGGGCTGCCGGACCCGGATCCCACGCTCGATCAAGGCGCGCAGCTCACCCGCGCGGTCGAGGCGAACGTCCGCGCCATGATGGGCCGCGTGCTCGAGACACCCGAGGCGCAGGCGCGCCTTCGCGAGGGGAAGATCCATCTCGTCGGGGCGGTGGTCGCGATCACGACGGGGCAGGTGCGCTTCCTCGAGTGA
- a CDS encoding MmcQ/YjbR family DNA-binding protein encodes MATWKDVQRLALRLPETTEERRHEHAAWMVKGKAFAWERPLRKSDLEALGSRAPKGDILGVRVADLTVKEAVLAARSKVCFTTPHFDGYPAVLVQLGKIKARDLEELLIEAWLAKAPKTLARKYLGGRDA; translated from the coding sequence GTGGCGACCTGGAAAGACGTCCAGCGGCTCGCATTGAGGCTTCCCGAGACGACGGAAGAGCGCCGGCATGAGCACGCCGCCTGGATGGTCAAGGGCAAGGCATTCGCGTGGGAGCGGCCGCTCCGGAAGTCCGATCTCGAAGCGCTCGGCTCCCGCGCACCGAAGGGCGACATCCTCGGCGTGCGCGTCGCGGACCTCACGGTGAAGGAAGCCGTGCTGGCCGCACGATCGAAGGTCTGCTTCACCACCCCGCACTTCGACGGCTATCCCGCCGTCCTGGTCCAGCTCGGGAAGATCAAAGCCCGTGACCTCGAGGAGCTGCTCATCGAGGCTTGGCTCGCGAAGGCGCCGAAGACGTTGGCTCGAAAGTACCTCGGAGGGCGCGATGCTTAG
- the amrB gene encoding AmmeMemoRadiSam system protein B, producing the protein MPILMLDGLVLLTACALLAQATVYPAGDRAPTLEETRSTMGIASTDALRGQRDAIGFSSTAEQMKTTWDLSAEGPAPDKLGPAPPAGVLGALSPHDDYLYAGRVYRAVLPLVTAKTVVVIGVFHQYRKYRVRDRIVFDTYPAWRTPDGPVPVSAMREDLRAAMKDDAIQDAASHDMEHSIEAEVYWLRHADPAVEIVPILAPATRFERLQEIAAKLGGAIAASMKKRGLTLGKDVAIVISADAVHYGLDFRQVPFGDGGIDAYTKATARDRDLLQGPIAGPLEVAKIKTLYGTFVDPADPDTYRVSWCGRFSVPFGMLVMKETAKAMGLGTPVGMPLAYATSVGAPELRVRDTGMGETAPANLYHFVGYPAAVWVAP; encoded by the coding sequence ATGCCGATCCTCATGCTCGACGGTCTCGTCCTCCTGACCGCCTGCGCGCTCCTCGCGCAAGCGACGGTCTATCCCGCCGGCGACCGCGCCCCGACGCTCGAGGAGACGCGATCGACGATGGGAATCGCCTCGACCGACGCGCTGCGCGGCCAGCGGGACGCGATCGGGTTCTCATCGACCGCGGAGCAGATGAAGACGACCTGGGATCTCTCGGCGGAGGGGCCCGCGCCCGACAAGCTCGGCCCCGCGCCTCCCGCCGGCGTTCTCGGCGCGCTCTCGCCGCACGACGACTACCTCTACGCCGGGCGCGTCTACCGCGCGGTGCTTCCGCTCGTCACCGCGAAGACCGTCGTCGTCATCGGCGTCTTCCATCAATACCGGAAGTACCGCGTGCGCGACCGCATCGTCTTCGACACCTACCCGGCGTGGCGCACGCCCGACGGCCCGGTTCCGGTCTCGGCGATGCGCGAGGACCTCCGTGCCGCGATGAAGGACGACGCGATCCAGGACGCCGCGTCGCACGACATGGAGCACTCGATCGAGGCGGAAGTCTACTGGCTGCGTCACGCCGACCCCGCCGTCGAGATCGTGCCGATCCTGGCGCCGGCGACCAGGTTCGAGCGGCTCCAGGAGATCGCGGCGAAGCTCGGCGGCGCCATCGCCGCCTCGATGAAGAAGCGCGGCCTCACGCTCGGCAAGGACGTCGCGATCGTGATCTCCGCCGATGCGGTGCACTACGGCCTGGACTTCAGGCAGGTCCCGTTCGGCGACGGCGGCATCGACGCCTACACGAAGGCGACGGCACGGGATCGCGATCTCTTGCAAGGACCGATCGCGGGCCCGCTCGAGGTCGCGAAGATCAAGACGCTCTACGGGACGTTCGTCGATCCCGCCGATCCCGACACGTACCGCGTGTCGTGGTGCGGGCGATTCTCCGTGCCGTTCGGCATGCTCGTCATGAAGGAGACGGCGAAGGCGATGGGGCTCGGCACGCCGGTGGGGATGCCGCTCGCCTACGCGACGTCGGTGGGCGCGCCGGAGCTGCGCGTCCGCGACACCGGGATGGGGGAGACGGCGCCGGCGAACCTCTACCACTTCGTCGGCTATCCGGCCGCGGTCTGGGTCGCTCCCTAG
- the ribA gene encoding GTP cyclohydrolase II, producing MSLNETEIDAILKAEADHDCEGVGANRICVKIAAIADLPTRFGRFQVVAFWNNRDGKDHIAIMHGNALGRDDVPTRVHSECLTGDALGSLRCDCRDQLEAALIGIAAHDCGLVLYLRQEGRGIGLLNKMRAYALQDRGLDTVEANLALGFRDDEREYSIAAHMLESLRVGSIRLMTNNPKKVDELSRYGVRITGRLPHVIPPNEFNRFYLETKREKSGHILDLLGKPHLAEQGETIEVARGRA from the coding sequence TTGTCGCTGAACGAAACCGAGATCGACGCCATCCTCAAGGCCGAGGCCGACCACGACTGCGAAGGGGTCGGCGCCAACCGCATCTGCGTGAAGATCGCCGCGATCGCCGATCTGCCGACGCGTTTCGGCCGGTTCCAGGTCGTCGCGTTCTGGAACAACCGCGACGGGAAGGACCACATCGCGATCATGCACGGGAACGCCCTCGGTCGCGACGACGTCCCGACCCGCGTGCATTCGGAGTGCCTGACCGGCGACGCCCTCGGCTCGTTGCGGTGCGACTGCCGCGACCAGCTCGAAGCGGCCCTCATCGGCATCGCCGCGCACGATTGCGGGCTCGTCCTCTACCTGCGGCAGGAGGGGCGCGGCATCGGTCTCCTCAACAAGATGCGCGCCTACGCCCTCCAGGACCGCGGCCTCGACACCGTCGAGGCGAATCTCGCCCTCGGATTCCGCGACGACGAGCGTGAGTACTCGATCGCGGCGCACATGCTCGAGAGCCTTCGCGTGGGATCGATCCGTCTCATGACGAACAACCCGAAGAAGGTCGACGAGCTGTCGCGCTACGGCGTGCGCATCACGGGGCGCCTCCCGCACGTCATCCCGCCGAACGAGTTCAACCGGTTCTACCTCGAGACCAAGCGCGAGAAGTCGGGGCACATCCTCGACTTGCTCGGGAAGCCGCATCTCGCCGAGCAGGGCGAGACGATCGAGGTCGCGCGAGGCCGCGCATGA